CACATACTCGGGCACGCCTTCCTTCCAGAGGCGTGCCCCGTTTATGCCCGCGCTCTTGCATTCGAGTATTTGCACATCATCGGCCCCGATCACCTCGCGGTCGATGTTGGCTAGCATCCAGGGCAACTCCGGATCGGGATGCTGCAACACGGCGTTGATGCGGCGGACTTTGTTCTTGGTGCGCTTGCTGTAGTGCCAGGCCACGATGGGCTCCAGGACATTGCCCCAGTACATCGGGCTTTCCTCATCGTGCGGATCAGCCTTGGGCATGCCGGCATCACGACCAGTCTTTTCCAGCCACAGCTCCAGTTGCGACTTGTAGGGGTTCAGGCCCACGGCAGCGGCGGCATCCGAGCTGCCGATGCCTTGCTTGCGGATCTGCAGCCAGTCCTCGCGCGGCAGCTCCTTGGTGCTGACCAAGCGCAGGGCAGGGCGTTTCTTGCTGGTGCTGCCGTTCAATGACGTTGCTTTCATGGTATTCACCTGCAGACATAAAAACGCCCGACCAGCACAAGGCTGACCGGGCGCGAGGGTTGATGTGAGTGAGGGTTAAGCGGCGAGCTGCAGCGCGGCATCCAGGGCGCGTTGCTTGATCTGAGCGCCCTGACCGAACCAGGCCGAGTCCATGCGGTATTCGTTGCTACGGGCACGGCGCTCATGGTCGACGTACTCGGTCACGGCGTTGAGCAGGCCCCAGGCGGTGCCGCGTGCCGAGTCCAGCTGGCTACCGCGACCACCGCCTTCGTACAGCTCCTGGACCTTGCGCAGGGCGCGCTCGTTGGGCAGATGCTCCGGCAGCGCGCCGGTCGGGCTGGTCTCGCACATCACGTTCATGAAGAAGCCCAGTGCCTCATGCCACTGCACCTTGCGCTCGGCCAGCGCGCGCATGCGGTACATGAAGTCGTCCCATTGCGAGACGGCGATGCCGAGTTGCTTCTTCACCACCTTCGGATCGAAGCGGGTGTTGTGCGGCACCTTGATCGCGCGGCTGGCGCCGTCCAGGGCGATGGTCAGGGTGTTGTTGCACACCACGCGCACCGTAGTCGGTGTGGCGGTGGTGGCCAGGGTGCCGTCGCAGGACGTCGCCAGCAGCAGGTAGCCGTTGACCTGATCGTTGCCCTTGAGCGCCGCGCCTTGTCCGGTACGCGCCAGCGCCCAGAACTTGCGTCCGCCCTTGAGCACGCCAGCGGTTTCCAGCTCGTAACCGGAAACCTCGGTGAGATCCCGGTAAAACTCCAAGACCTCCCGAGGCTGTACGGTGTGATAGCGCTGGGATACCACCGACAGTGGTGCCTTGGTGTCCGAGCGAAACAGCACCTTCTGTTCCGGGAAGGAATGGATCGCGCCCAGGTGGCCGACGGCATCCGACTTGAAATGCACGGGGCTTTCCAGGATCTGCCACTCCATGCCGGCTTCGCGTTGCCAGACTTCGATGGGTTGTTTCTGAGTGAGCTGATTGCCCAGGCCGTGCCACGGAGTAGCGCCAGCGTAGGCCATGGTTTCGACGAGATGTGCCATGTGAACGATTCCTTTGGATGCAGGCCGGCATAAAGCGCCGCGCGAGGCGCAGCACCGACCGGACAAATGGAATGGAAAGACGAGAGAGGGCCGAATCAGGCCGGCAGATTGAAGCGATGACCGCAGAGCAGGCAGAGGTTGTGGGCCAGGACGTGGCGGTCGAGCGACTCGCCGAGCTGAGCGCCCAGCGCACAGCCACCGACGCCGCCGGCCAGGCCGCCGAGAATGGCGCCCGACACGGAACCTAGGGTGATGCCGACTGGGCCGGCGAACGCGCCGATAGCTGCACCAGCCTGACCGCCTGCCAGGGCAGCGCTGACGCCACGCGCAACACCGCTCACGGTGCCGATGGCGGCGCCGACTTTCATGGCGTGATGGAAGGAAGCGACTTTGGGGGAGTGACAGCGAGGGCACTGCAATGACATGGGGCGAACCTCCTTGGTGGTGATGTCATGGCAGTTATGTAGGGCTGAAAAATTTTCGAATGGGCTGATAAGCCTGCTAGTCCTGCTATCGAGTAGCAGGACTAGCAGGCAGCCGGCATGTGGTTTTGGATTTTTTAGGCATCCAAATCATTTCTGCGCGCAAGTGTCAATGCGCCTGCTTGGAAGTTTTTCAGGATCTCTAAGCAGGGCTGGTGTGGCACCGCGAAGCCCGAAATACGATGGCTGCCTCAACGTACTAGGAGGTAACCCATGAATAGTGAAGATAGTGGCTTTGGTATCCAGAAGGTGTGGATGCCAGATCGGTCGGAGGTGAGGGTGGTCCGCATGAAGCGGCTAAGTGAGCTCCTCTCAGTGTCACGCTCGACCCTGTATGACTGGTTAAACCCGGGCAGCCCGCGCCATGACCCAGCGTTCCCGAGGCCAATGCGCCTGTCGGCAAAGGGGGGCGCGGTTGGGTGGTTGGTCGAAGATGTCATGCGTTGGCTCGACACTCGGAAGTAAACTTTTCCTTAAGTCATTGGGCAGGATATCCAGTCCTTTATTTTTAGTTAGTGAGGTGTTTGGTATGGAATTATTTTCGGATAACCATTTTGCTGGTAGTGAGGATTCATATTCTTACATTGATGTGGGCTGGCTCGATGAATTCCCGATTTTCAAGGAGTCAGTATTAAGAATTGCAGCGCGGACCCAGGCTCCGATAGAGCTGGTTGTGTCAGTTGTCCTTGCAGTTATTGCGTTGGTTTGTCAGCACTTGATAGATGTGAGGCGACCCTGGGGAAGCATTGGGCCGGTATCGCTGATCATATTCTTGATTGCTTTGTCGGGTGAGAGAAAGACCACAGTTGAGGAAGTTACGGCCTCTGTTTTAAGGGCTTTTGAGGGGCGGCGAAAAAGTCTGGATTTTCAGAAAATAAAAGAATGGTCTGTCTTGTGGGAGTTATGGGAAAGAAAGAAAAAAAAGATTCAAAAGAATCTGCTTGATGAAGATGTGGGGTCAATTGCTTATCAGCAGCTTGAAAGCGCTCTCTTGGCGCATGCTAACTCAGAACCAGTGCGCCCTTTTGTGTTCAGGATGATTCACCAGGATGTAACCACGGCTGCCTTGTCTAAGTCGTTGGACCAAGACTGTCCATCCGCAGCATTGTTCACGAGCGAAGGTGATATAGCTCTAAGGGGGAGTATTAACCAGATCGGCATGATGAACGCTTATTGGGATGGCTCTGGTGTGGAAGTGGGGCGGGCTTCAACGGGGCATTACTCATTGAAAGATGTGCGGCTCAGCATCGGTATCGGGGTTCAGCCTGGGGTGTTTAATGAGTACTTGGAAAGAAAAGGTGAACTTGGTAAAGCGTCGGGGTTCTTTGCAAGGTCATTGGTTTTTTATCCAAAATCGACCCAGGGCACTCGATTTATTTCTGGCGAGGTTCAGCTCAGCCTGGATCGTTATACAAAAAGAATGGAAGAGCTTCTTGAAGAAAATGTTAGAAAATTTGATGCCAGAGATTCTAGTAAGTTGGTTGTTGGCTTTTCTCCAGAGGCTGGTGAGGAGTTGAAGCGGATCCACAATAGTATTGAAAGTGAAATGCAGGTTGGTGGACGCTATGAACGAGCGCGTGATCATGGATCAAAACAGACTGAAAATATCTCCAGAGTGGCCGCTTTACTGCATTTCTTTGAAACTGGCGGAACTCAAATTTCCCTGCCTGAGCTATCGGCTGTTGAGAAGATCGTTATGGGTTGTTCTGTTGTGTATAAGAGGTTGTTCTCATTTTCACCTCAAGTTGTGACCGATGGCGATGCTCTGGTTTCGTGGCTACGTGCCAGATGCGATAGATCGGTCTTCAGAAGAACTCGAAGGAATGAGATTCTGCAGCGAGGGCCTTCGGGATTGCGACGAGCTACCAGACTCAATCGTGCAGTTGATTACTTGGTGGAAAAAGGGCTTGTGAGGGAGGTTGTGAGTGGGCGGGTTGCTGAAATTGAATTGATCTAATTTTTAATTTTCGATCCTCAGCATATGTCGAAAAGGTAAGTGCGCTGGTTTCTGTATTTGTTGAAGTGGTGCCCCGTAAGCCAGAGCCATAGGCTCTGGCTTTTTTGTGCGCGCTATATTAATACTGCTTTCTACGTAGTGCTTTGTATACTTTCTGATTTTCTTGGTTGTGAATAAGCTCTTCGGTTATGAAATCTTTCAGATTTCTAATCGTGTCTTGCGCTTCGATTTCTGAGATGTATTTTTCGAACTCCTTGCTGGTGTAAATCGTTTCAATGGTTTCGGACTCGGTACCCCAGCCATTTTTAGGTGGAGTTCTCAGTAGGAGTGAGAAGTGATCTCTGATTTTTGATATTTTGGATTCTTTCCCCTTTCCGCCTTCGGCTGCACGCTCGCGCCTGAATTTTTCTTCGTCAATATGATGTTGGTAGCCATTAAGGAACCCAATTAAGTAGGCTGCGTGCGAGATGTAGGCAAAAGCTTTTTCTTTATTGTCTTTCTCCATTTGCAGTTTTGCACTGAGATAGTATATTTTTGCGTAAAAAAAATACAATTTGAGAGTGCTTCTTTTTTCTTCTTTGTATGTGTTTGTCCAGCAGCTAGATATGTTTTTCCAGCTGATTTTTGGTGTCTCTATAAAGTTGGATATTCGTTGGTCTATGTGGCTATTTAATTCTTTTGGCCAGTACTTTTTTAATATTGATCTGAGTGTTAGGTGTGTGTGATTTAGTAAGGTGCTTAGTTTTTCTTCTTTTGTTTCTATTGGGTGAAGGAGAGGGTTTTTGTTTTTTTTCTTTGAGATTTTATTTGTAGGGTATAGCGATTGTATAAGTTCAGTGAGGGTGTTTTTGTCTGTCATGGTGGGGCTCGTTTATAAATTTTAGGCGGTGGTCAGGATAAAAATTTTGCCCAATCAGCCATTAGGGCGCGACGTTTCTCTAGGAAATCTGAGCGCGAGTAAGCCCCTTCTGTTTGATCCCTCTCGTCATGAGCCAACGCCATTTCACAAACCTCGCGTGGGTAGTGCGTACACTCTCCTGCCCAGTCGCGAAATGATGAGCGAAAACCATGTCGCGTAATAGATTTATAGCCCATGTCATGTAGTAGGTTGCGGATCGCATTTGCATGCATTACACCGCTTTTACCTTGGCCAGGGAATAAAAATGGACTGTCTTCTATACGCGGAATAGCTTGTAGGCAGTCAATAACCTCCTTGGCAAGTGGGATTACGAAGGCGACGCGCATTTTCATGCGCTCGTCGGGAAGTGACCACGTACGAGTCTCAAAATCAAATTCATCCCAGCGTGCGAATCGCACCATGTGCGCGCGCGCGGCGGTCATGATCAACAATTGTGCGGCAAGAGATGGCGCTGTCATGTTCGCTTTCAATTGATGCATTAGCTTTGGCACGTCTTGCCAGGGCATTGCGGGGAAGTGCTCGCGCTTTCTAGCTTTTTTCTTTTCCGCACGGCTGAGCAAATTATCCAGATGGCCACGCCATCGTGCAGGGTTTTCCCCTTCGCGAAGGCCTCGTGCTTTTGCTGCGTCCAAGATTTGCTCAATTTGTCCGCGTACTTCGTCAGCTGTTCGGGTTTTTATGGCCCAGATAGGTTGCAGCAGCTTGAGGACATGCTCTGTGTCGATTTGCTCGGCAGCTAGTTTGCCAATGTGGGGGAATGCGTAGAGTTCTAGCTTGCGCATCCAGCCTTTACGCCACTGTGCAGACCAGGCCCCGCTATGCGCGCTCCAGTAATCTGTTGCCAGCGTCTCAAATTTGAGCTGTTTTGCCTCTCGGGCTCGCTGGGCTTCGCGCTGGGCTTCGCGTTCCTGATCCCGTGCGGCAAGTGGGTCGATACCATCTATAAGGTGGCGGCGTTTAGCGCTTGCTTCGAGTCGTGCGCTCTTGAGGCTGACCTCTGGATACGAACCTAAGCCCATTTCGCGGCGGCGACCTGCGAGCTGGAAGCGTAGCAGCCAAGACTTGCGTCCTGTGGGTTTGACAACCAGGCGAAGCCCATCTCCATCTTCGTAGGTGCCTGGTTCTGTCAGGTTCTCGACCTGTTTCGGATTTAGCTTGCCCATCGTGTCCCCCCGCCGCGTTGCCATTTACCTCTTGTCCCCCCACTTGTCCCCCCACTTGGTCATCGGATGGGGTTGTATCGGATCGGACTCGGTTGGTTTGGTAAATGGCTGTAGCCCTTGATTTATCTAGGCTACCAGCTTGGGTTTCGGACTTGGTAGGATTTTTTCGGGCATAAAAAAAACCGGCTTGTGGCCGGCTTTTCATGAGAGGTCGGGGCTTACTTTTGGTAAGCCGCAACCGCTTTAGTGATTTCGGCGCGGGCTTCGTCAGCGTTGCCCCAGCCTTCAACTTTCACCCACTTGCCTTTTTCGAGGTCCTTGTAGTTCTCGAAGAAGTGCTTGATCTGCTCCAGGAGCAGGGCCGGCAGGTCGGTGTATTCCTTCACGTCCTTGTAGAGGACGCTCAGCTTGTCATGGGGAACGGCCAGCAGTTTGGCGTCGCCACCGGCTTCGTCGGTCATGTGCAGGACGCCGACCGGACGGGCGCGGATCACGGCACCCGGTGCGACCGGGTAGGGGGTGACGACCAGCACGTCCAGGGGATCGCCGTCGTCAGCCAGGGTGTTGGGGATGTAGCCGTAGTTGGCCGGGTAGAACATCGGGGTGGCCATGAAACGGTCGACGAACAGGCAGTCGCTGTCCTTGTCGATTTCGTATTTGATCGGCGCGTGGTTGGCCGGGATCTCGATCGCGACGTAGATGTCGTTCGGCAGGTCTTTGCCAGCCGGGATCTTGCTGTAGCTCATGGTCAACTCCCAAGGGTGGGGCCAAAAAAGTGGGCGCGATTATAGGCACATTCCCACAGCGATGCCACGCCGTTCTACTTATCCATTGGTCGCGTCGCGGTAGTCCGGATGACTGTCCTGGAGGCGTTTCAGACGGCCCAGCGGGTCCTGCCGGTAGAAGGCCTGGAGTTGCCGGTAGACGGCGGGGAAGGCCTGATCCAGCAGGTCCGGGGCGGTGAAGAAGTACTCGCTGGCGACCGCGAAGAACTCCGCGGGGTCTTCCGCCGCATAGGGATCGATGGGCGTCTCGGCGTCCGGGTCGCGGTCCAGTTGGGCATTCAGGGCGTCGAAGGCGGTCTGCATGGCCAGGGCCCAGTCGGACTGGCGCATGTCGCGGTGCAGCGGCGGCAGGCCATTGGGGCCACCGCTGAGCATGTCCAGCTTGTGGGCCAGCTCGTGGATCACCAGGTTGTAGCCGTCCCAGCCACCGCTGGATTGCACGCCGGGCCAGGCGAGGATCACCGGGCCGTACTGCCAGGACTCACCGCTGCGCGCGTCTTCGTACTCGTGTTCGACGCCGGCCGCATCCCGATGCCGTTGCGGGCTGACGAAGTCGTCGGGGTAGAGCACCAGCTCATGGAAACCCTGGTACCAGTCGAGGTCCGGCAGGTGCAGCAGGGGCAACTGGGCCTGGGCGGCGAGGAGCAGGCGGTCGTCGCCGTTCAGGTCCACGCCGGGCAGGGCGGTGATGCGCTTGTCGTGGAGGAAGAGTACGCAACGCTCCTGCAGGCGCTGCTGTTCGGCGTCGTCCAGGCCGTCGAGGATCGGCAGGCGACGGCAGATGGCTTCCCACTGCGAGGGTGAGACGGGGTTGCGCGCAAGGATGCGTTGGCGGCGCCAGCGACGGAATGACCACATGGCGTCGGGTTCAGCTCGGGTGCTGGGCGCCCTTGCCCGCCGGGCGAAGGCGGCTCCGCAGTACGCCGAAGACCATCGGTAGCAGGGACAGGCCAATGATGGCGAGCACCATCAGCGACAGGTTGTCCTTGATGAAGGGCACGTTGCCGAAGAAGAAGCCCAGCGTCACCAACCCGCCCACCCAGAGAATGGTGCCCAGCACGCTGAAGAAGGCGAAGCGCGGGTAAGGCATGCGACCCACGCCGGCGACGAAGGGGGCGAAGGTGCGCACGATGGGCAGGAAGCGCGCCATGGTCACCGTCTTGCCGCCGTGGCGGTCATAGAACTCATGGGTGCGCTGCAGGTAGTCGCGGCGGAAGATCTTCGAGTCCGGGTTGCTGAACAGGCGCTCGCCCGCCGTTCGGCCGATGACGTAGTTGAGGCTGTCACCGCTGATGGCGGCGATCATCAGCAGCCCTCCCAGCAGCCAGGGGTCCATGGCGCCACCGGCGCAGACGGCGCCGGCGATGAAGAGCAGGGAGTCGCCCGGCAGGAAAGGCGTCACCACCAGGCCGGTTTCGCAGAAGATGACCAGGAAGAGGATGGCGTAGATCCAGGTGCCGTAGTTGGTGACCAGCAGGTTGAGGTACTGGTCCAGGTGCAGGATGAGGTCGATCGGGTTGAAATCCATGGAGCGCCTTGTGGATAAGCGGGGCGGGCGAGGGGCGTGATGCACGCATTATAGGGACAACTGGCCCTCTCCCGGTGATGCGGTTGGCGGAATGGCGAACGGCATGAAGGCTGCAACTGTTTCCATAGTTTTCCCGGATCAGGACCCCGTCCCATGCCGTTGCAGTTGTTGGAACACCCCGCCGTGAGCCTGGCCCAGGGGCACGGGCTGGACCTGCCGAGCCAGGCGGCGCGGGCCCGGGCGACCTGGGTGGCCGGGCGCAATGGCCGGCCGCCGCTTCTGCTGCTGGCCCTGCTCTGGGGACGTTCATGCGCCAATGTGGTGCAGATGCTGGGGGACTGCCTGGATGCGCTGTTCGCCGACTACGGCTGCACCCCCGAAGGCTGGAGCGAGACCCAGGCGGCGCGGCAGGTGCTGGCCGCCCTCAACCTGCAGCTGTTTCGCCGTCGCCAGGCGGGCGAGCCGGTGCCTGAGCTCAGCGCGGGCCTGTTGCTGGTTCAGGATGGCGAGGCGCACTTCCTCCAGGCCGGCGCCGTCGGGCTGGTGCAGTTTCCCGGTTCGCACGCCCATACGCTGACGGGGCGCGACAACCCGCTGGGCAACCAGGCGGAACTGGCGGTGGTCCAGCACAGCCTGTCGCTGGCGCCCGGCCAGCCTCTGCTGCTGGCGCCGCAGCCCTTGCTGGACGTGGCGGATCTGCACGGCCTGGGCGGGGCCTGCGCCGATCTCCAGCCCGGCCAGCTGGGCGCTCTGCTCGAACCCCTGCTGGCCGCGCCCGGTGCGGCGGCGCTGGTGCTGCCGGGGGACCCTCACTCGCTGCCGCCTTCGGCGACCTGCGGTGCCTGGCCTCGGCTGGAACGGGCCGAACCGGGCATGACGGTGGACGGCTGGACGCTAGGCGCATCGTGTGACTTCGGGCCGCCGGGACGGTTGTTCCACGCCGTCGAGGGCGATCGCGAGGCATTGCTCTGGCTGGCGGACGACGATGCCGACGAGGCGTTCTGGCAGCGTGAATGGGTGTTGCGCCGCAGCCCGGTCGCCACGCTGCCGCAGGTGCTTTCGCCACGCCAGGGACGGCACCACGCCTTTCTCCTTTTTGCGCCGCCGCCTTCGGGCGCCCGCAGCCTGGTGCGGCGTTGCGCGGAAGGGCCGCCGCTGGACGCCGAGGCCACCCTGGCCATCCTGGTGCAACTGATCGAGGCCGTGCGTTCCCTGCAGCGCCGGGGCATGCAGGGGCTCTGGCTGAATCCCTGGCAGATCCTGCTGGATGACCGGGGACAGCTGTTGTTCCTGCCGGAGTACGCGGCCGTCCTGCCCGGCGTGGCCCGGCAGCCGGCCCCGGCGCTGGCGGTGCCCCTGGCGCCGGAGCTGCGCCAGGGGCGGGTGCTGGACGGCAGCGCCGACCAGTTCGCCCTGGCGGCCCTGGCCTACTGGCTGCTCAGCGGCCAATGGCCCGAGGTGGCACGTCCGGAGGGAGGGCAGGCCAGTCGCTATGTGCCCCTGGCGGGGCGCGTGAAGGCGCTGCCCGATGGCTGGGATGGGGTGCTGGCCAGGGCGCTGGCGCCTCAGCCGAGGTCGCGTTTCGAGGCGCTGTCGGAATTCCAGCTGGCCCTGGAGCGGCTGCTGGAGCAGGCCCGTCGGCGGGAGCCTGAGTCGGCCCCCGGTTGGTCCAGGCCGGTCGCGCTGGCGGCGCTGGTGGGCCTGCCGCTGTTGCTGGGGGTCTGGTTCGGGCTGGGATGACGGCGGCCCGGTCCGGAGACCGGGGGGCGCGCCGGGGTCAGTCGCTGTTGATGGGCAGTATGTAGTTCTTGAACTCGGTGTCCTCGTGGAAACCGATGGACTCATAGACCTTCTGCGCCACTTCGTTGCTGCTGCTGGTGGAGACGCGCATGCGCACGGCGTTGGTTTCCCGGGCCATCTTCTTCGCGGTCTGCAGCAGGCGGTCGGCCACCAGCTGGCGCCTGGCGTCTTCGGCGACATAGATGTCGTTGAGGATCCACACGCGCTTCAGGGAGAGGGAGGAAAAGCTCGGGTAAAGCTGGCAGAAACCCAGCAGTCGGGTGTCGTCGTCGTCCGGGAAGGCCAGGTAGATCACCGATTCCTTGCGGCTCAGGCGCTTCTCCAGGAACTTGCGCGAGGACTCCGGGAAGGGCAGTTCGCCATAGAACTCCCGGTATTTCACGAACAACGGCGTTATCAGGTCCAGGTGCTCAAGGGTGGCTTGGACGATGCGCATGGTGGGCCTCGTAGCGTTGGGGGGAACGTGATGGGCAATGCAGATGCTGTGCCAGCCAGCGGTATCGATGCTGCACCAGAATTTGTGGAAAGCGCAATCCAAGCAAGCGTTTGACCGGTCGATCCGCGCCTCGCCAAGGCGCGGGTTCAGGGGTGATCCGTGGCCAGCAGGAAGTTGCCCGCCAGGGTCCGGTCCGGCTCGCCGGACAGCGAGGGCACCTCGGCTTCATCCTTCAGGTTCACGCCGGAGAGCTGGCGGCGGCAGGCTTCGCGCATCAGGTACATCAGGCGGTGGGCGGCCATGCCGTAGGAGAGGCCTTCCAGGCGCACGTTGGAAATGCAGTTGCGGTAGGCGTCGGTCAGTCCCACCCGGGGCGCCCAGGTGAAGTACAGGCCGAGGCTGTCGGGGGAGCTCAGGCCGGGCCGTTCACCGATGAGGATCACCACCATCTTCGCCTTCAGCAGTTCGCCCACCTCGTCCGCCACCGCCACCCGGCCCTGCTGCACCAGCACCACCGGGGAAAGCGACCAGCCCTCGTTGACGGCCTGTTCTTCCAGGCGTTCGAGAAACGGCAGCGTGTGGCGCTGCACCGCCAGGGCCGAGAGGCCGTCGGCCACCACCACCGCCAGGTCGTAGCCGCCGGGGTTGGCCTGGGCGTGCTGCTGCAGTGCCTCCCGCGAGGCGGCATCGAGGCGACGGCCGAGGTCCGGGCGCTGCAGGTAGGTGTCGCGGTCCTTGGCGCCGCTGTGCAGCAGCAGGCTGGCGCGACCGCGCTCGGCCAGGGCGTCGCGGATGGCCTGGTGGTCGAAGGGCAGGTGCACCGCGTCGCGGGCCTGGGCGTGGGCGTACTGGAAATTCAGCTGGGCCTGGGTGGGCAGGCTGATGCCGGCGCGGCCCAGGGCGATGCGCGCCGGGGTCAGGCGGCGCAGCTCTTCCCAGGGGTTGGCGGTGTGGCCGGAAAACTGGCGTGGGGTCTTCATCCGTGGCTCCTCGGGTCAGGCCAGGCGGGCGATGGCCTGGCGGAAGGCGGGGGGCAACTGGTCGCCGAGGATCACCCGGCCGTCGTTCTGCACCAGGATGCCCATGCGCTCCAGCCAGGCCTCGAATTCGGGCGCGGGCTTCAGGCCCAGGCTCTGCCGGGCGTAGAGGGCGTCGTGGAAGGAGGTGGTCTGGTAGTTGAGCATCACGTCGTCGGAGCCCGGAATGCCCATGATGAAGTTGATGCCGGCCACCCCCAGCAAGGTGAGCAGGGTGTCCATGTCGTCCTGGTCCGCTTCGGCATGGTTGGTGTAGCAGATGTCGCAGCCCATGGGCACGCCGAGGAGCTTGGCGCAGAAGTGGTCCTCCAGGCCGGCGCGGATGATCTGCTTGCCGTTGTAGAGGTACTCCGGGCCGATGAAGCCCACCACGGTGTTCACCAGGAAGGGGTTGAAGTGGCGGGCGACGGCGTAGGCGCGGGTCTCGCAGGTCTGCTGGTCGACGCCGTGATGGGCGTTGGCCGAGAGGGCGCTGCCCTGGCCGGTCTCGAAGTACATCAGGTTGTTGCCCAGGGTGCCGCGCTTCTGCGACAGGCCGGCTTCGTAGCCTTCCTGGAGGATGGCCAGGCTCACGCCGAAACTGGCGTTGGCCGCCTCGGTGCCGGCGATGGACTGGAACACCAGGTCCAGCGGCACGCCGCGCTCGATGGCGGCGATGGAGGTGGTGACGTGGGTCAGCACGCAGGCCTGGGTGGGAATGTCATAGCGCTGGATGATGGCGTCGAGCATCTCCAACATGGCGCAGATGGAGGCGATGCTGTCGGTGGCCGGATTGATGCCGAGCATGGCGTCGCCGTTGCCGTAGAGCAGGCCGTCGAGGATGCTCGCGGCGATGCCGGCGGGCTCGTCCGTGGGGTGGTTGGGCTGCAGGCGGGTGGAGAGCCGGCCGCGCAGGCCCAGGGTGTTGCGGAAGCGGGTGATCACGCGGATCTTCTGCGCCACCAGGACCAGGTCCTGGACGCGCATGATCTTCGACACCGCGGCGGCCATTTCCGGCGTGATGCCCCGGGCCAGGGCGCGCAGGCTGTGCTCGTCGGCGTGGTCGCTGAGCAGCCAGTCGCGGAAGCCGCCGACGGTGAGGTGGCTCACCGGATCGAAGGCGGCGCGGTCGTGGCTGTCGATGATCAGGCGGGTGACTTCGTCGGCTTCGTAGGGGATCAGCGCCTCGTCGAGGAAATGCTTCAGCGGGATATCCGCCAGGGCCATCTGCGCGGCCACCCGCTCGCCGTCGCTGCTGGCGGCGACGCCGGCCAGGTAGTCACCGGAGCGGGCCGGGCTGGCCTTGGCCATCACATCCTTGAGGCTGTCGAAGCGCCAGGTCTCGCCGCCGACGCTGTGGGAAAAACTGCTCACTCGAAGCTCTCCTTGAAGAGGCGCCCCGGTTTGTTCGTACCGGGGCGCGACGAACTCAGGCGCGGTTCAACAGGGCATCGGCCGGTGCACTGGCGCGATGGTGGGCGGTGAACTGGAAGTAGAGATAACCCACCACCATGAATGCAAGGAAGATGCCCCCGATCAGCGTGTTGAACCAGGCCATGGCTACCAGGCAGACCACGGCCAGGGCCAGGGCGATGGCCGGTACCACAGGGTAACCCGGTGCGCGGAAGGTACGCTCCAGGTGCGGTTCGCTGCGGCGCAGCTTGAACAGGCTGAGCATGCTGATGATGTACATGACGATGGCGCCGAACACGCTCATG
This genomic window from Pseudomonas furukawaii contains:
- a CDS encoding DUF932 domain-containing protein, with the translated sequence MAHLVETMAYAGATPWHGLGNQLTQKQPIEVWQREAGMEWQILESPVHFKSDAVGHLGAIHSFPEQKVLFRSDTKAPLSVVSQRYHTVQPREVLEFYRDLTEVSGYELETAGVLKGGRKFWALARTGQGAALKGNDQVNGYLLLATSCDGTLATTATPTTVRVVCNNTLTIALDGASRAIKVPHNTRFDPKVVKKQLGIAVSQWDDFMYRMRALAERKVQWHEALGFFMNVMCETSPTGALPEHLPNERALRKVQELYEGGGRGSQLDSARGTAWGLLNAVTEYVDHERRARSNEYRMDSAWFGQGAQIKQRALDAALQLAA
- a CDS encoding helix-turn-helix transcriptional regulator, coding for MPDRSEVRVVRMKRLSELLSVSRSTLYDWLNPGSPRHDPAFPRPMRLSAKGGAVGWLVEDVMRWLDTRK
- a CDS encoding YfjI family protein encodes the protein MELFSDNHFAGSEDSYSYIDVGWLDEFPIFKESVLRIAARTQAPIELVVSVVLAVIALVCQHLIDVRRPWGSIGPVSLIIFLIALSGERKTTVEEVTASVLRAFEGRRKSLDFQKIKEWSVLWELWERKKKKIQKNLLDEDVGSIAYQQLESALLAHANSEPVRPFVFRMIHQDVTTAALSKSLDQDCPSAALFTSEGDIALRGSINQIGMMNAYWDGSGVEVGRASTGHYSLKDVRLSIGIGVQPGVFNEYLERKGELGKASGFFARSLVFYPKSTQGTRFISGEVQLSLDRYTKRMEELLEENVRKFDARDSSKLVVGFSPEAGEELKRIHNSIESEMQVGGRYERARDHGSKQTENISRVAALLHFFETGGTQISLPELSAVEKIVMGCSVVYKRLFSFSPQVVTDGDALVSWLRARCDRSVFRRTRRNEILQRGPSGLRRATRLNRAVDYLVEKGLVREVVSGRVAEIELI
- a CDS encoding tyrosine-type recombinase/integrase is translated as MGKLNPKQVENLTEPGTYEDGDGLRLVVKPTGRKSWLLRFQLAGRRREMGLGSYPEVSLKSARLEASAKRRHLIDGIDPLAARDQEREAQREAQRAREAKQLKFETLATDYWSAHSGAWSAQWRKGWMRKLELYAFPHIGKLAAEQIDTEHVLKLLQPIWAIKTRTADEVRGQIEQILDAAKARGLREGENPARWRGHLDNLLSRAEKKKARKREHFPAMPWQDVPKLMHQLKANMTAPSLAAQLLIMTAARAHMVRFARWDEFDFETRTWSLPDERMKMRVAFVIPLAKEVIDCLQAIPRIEDSPFLFPGQGKSGVMHANAIRNLLHDMGYKSITRHGFRSSFRDWAGECTHYPREVCEMALAHDERDQTEGAYSRSDFLEKRRALMADWAKFLS
- the ppa gene encoding inorganic diphosphatase, which encodes MSYSKIPAGKDLPNDIYVAIEIPANHAPIKYEIDKDSDCLFVDRFMATPMFYPANYGYIPNTLADDGDPLDVLVVTPYPVAPGAVIRARPVGVLHMTDEAGGDAKLLAVPHDKLSVLYKDVKEYTDLPALLLEQIKHFFENYKDLEKGKWVKVEGWGNADEARAEITKAVAAYQK
- a CDS encoding M90 family metallopeptidase: MWSFRRWRRQRILARNPVSPSQWEAICRRLPILDGLDDAEQQRLQERCVLFLHDKRITALPGVDLNGDDRLLLAAQAQLPLLHLPDLDWYQGFHELVLYPDDFVSPQRHRDAAGVEHEYEDARSGESWQYGPVILAWPGVQSSGGWDGYNLVIHELAHKLDMLSGGPNGLPPLHRDMRQSDWALAMQTAFDALNAQLDRDPDAETPIDPYAAEDPAEFFAVASEYFFTAPDLLDQAFPAVYRQLQAFYRQDPLGRLKRLQDSHPDYRDATNG
- a CDS encoding DedA family protein yields the protein MDFNPIDLILHLDQYLNLLVTNYGTWIYAILFLVIFCETGLVVTPFLPGDSLLFIAGAVCAGGAMDPWLLGGLLMIAAISGDSLNYVIGRTAGERLFSNPDSKIFRRDYLQRTHEFYDRHGGKTVTMARFLPIVRTFAPFVAGVGRMPYPRFAFFSVLGTILWVGGLVTLGFFFGNVPFIKDNLSLMVLAIIGLSLLPMVFGVLRSRLRPAGKGAQHPS